In Oryza sativa Japonica Group chromosome 2, ASM3414082v1, the following are encoded in one genomic region:
- the LOC107275892 gene encoding cytokinin dehydrogenase 6 encodes MAARCSIAFMVMASCLSVVVSGGLPGDLFAHSVASKLRVDRDTTARASSDFGRIVAAAPEAVLHPATPAEIAELVRFSASSPSPFPVAPRGQGHSARGQSLAPGGVVVDMRALAARRGRVNVSAGGAGAAPYVDAGGEQLWADVLRATLEHGLAPRVWTDYLRITVAGTLSNAGIGGQAFRHGPQIANVLELDVITGRGDMVTCSRDKEPDLFFAVLGGLGQFGIITRARIGLEPAPKRVRWVRLAYSDVVTFTRDQELLISKRASEAGFDYVEGQVQLNRTLTEGPKSTPFFSRFDIDRLAGLASESVSGVIYFIEGAMYYNESTTASVDQKLTSVLEQLSFDKGFVFTKDVSYVQFLDRVREEERILRSIGMWDVPHPWLNLFVPQSRILDFDTGVLKGVFVGANPVGVILMYPMNRNMWDDRMTAVSGNDDMFYVVGLLRSAVVPGDVERLERENEAVLAFCDNEGIGCKQYLPHYASQDGWRSHFGAKWSRVTELKVKYDPYGILSPGQRIFSSLTPMALVAM; translated from the exons ATGGCTGCAAGGTGTTCGATCGCGTTCATGGTCATGGCGAGCTGCCtgtccgtcgtcgtctccggtgGGCTTCCCGGCGATCTCTTCGCGCACAGTGTCGCCTCGAAGCTCCGCGTCGACCGCGACACGACGGCGAGGGCGTCGTCGGACTTCGGCCGCATCGTGGCGGCCGCGCCGGAGGCGGTGCTCCACCCGGCCACGCCGGCCGAGATCGCGGAGCTCGTCCGGTTctcggcgtcgtcgccgtcgccgttccccGTGGCGCCGCGCGGGCAGGGCCACTCTGCCCGCGGGCAGTCGCTCGCCCCCGGCGGCGTCGTGGTCGACATGCGTGCGctggcggcgcgccgcggccgcgtcaACGTGTCCGcgggcggcgcaggcgcggcgcCGTACGTGGACGCCGGCGGTGAGCAGCTGTGGGCCGACGTCCTCCGCGCGACGCTGGAACACGGCCTGGCGCCGCGCGTGTGGACGGACTACCTCCGCATCACCGTCGCCGGCACGCTCTCCAACGCCGGCATCGGCGGCCAGGCGTTCCGGCATGGCCCGCAGATCGCCAACGTGCTCGAGCTTGACGTCATCACAG GAAGGGGAGACATGGTAACATGCTCTAGGGACAAGGAGCCGGACTTGTTCTTCGCGGTTCTCGGTGGGCTGGGCCAGTTTGGGATCATAACCCGGGCTCGGATTGGGCTTGAGCCTGCCCCAAAGCGGGTTCGATGGGTCCGCCTCGCCTACTCGGATGTGGTGACCTTCACCAGAGACCAAGAGCTGCTCATATCAAAGCGAGCTAGTGAAGCAGGGTTTGATTATGTCGAAGGACAAGTCCAGCTCAATCGGACACTCACAGAGGGTCCCAAATCAACACCCTTCTTCTCGCGTTTCGACATTGATAGGCTTGCGGGACTTGCGTCAGAGTCTGTGTCAGGAGTAATATACTTCATTGAAGGTGCCATGTACTACAACGAGTCAACTACTGCCTCTGTTGATCAG AAACTGACGTCAGTACTAGAACAACTCAGTTTTGACAAAGGCTTTGTGTTCACAAAGGATGTGAGCTACGTGCAATTCCTTGATCGTGTGAGGGAGGAGGAAAGAATACTCAGGTCTATCGGCATGTGGGATGTGCCACATCCATGGCTAAACCTCTTCGTGCCCCAGTCTCGCATCCTTGACTTCGACACCGGTGTGCTCAAGGGTGTTTTTGTTGGTGCCAATCCTGTCGGTGTCATCCTCATGTACCCCATGAATAGGAACATGTGGGATGACCGTATGACAGCGGTGTCTGGTAATGATGACATGTTCTATGTCGTTGGGCTACTCCGGTCTGCGGTTGTCCCCGGAGATGTGGAACGCCTGGAGAGGGAGAATGAGGCAGTTCTAGCGTTCTGTGATAATGAGGGCATCGGGTGCAAGCAATATCTACCACACTACGCATCACAAGATGGGTGGCGAAGCCATTTCGGGGCCAAATGGAGCAGGGTTACCGAGCTAAAGGTAAAGTATGACCCATATGGGATACTTTCACCAGGGCAGAGGATTTTCTCGTCACTGACACCAATGGCATTGGTGGCTATGTGA
- the LOC4328748 gene encoding tetraspanin-2 precursor, translated as MAVSNNITACVTLMALICAVPVIASGVWFASAQGEECARLARWPVAILGGLILLAALAGFVGAYWNRRRLLAFYLFAMASLIALLIALLVFAFAVTRGSGAYPVLGRAYDEYHLDGFSMWLRGYVSDDPARWERIKACLVVSDTCKKLARQAGFLTADQFYQSRLSPLQSGCCKPPAVCGYNYVSPTVWAGPAARPAADADCGAWGNDPSQLCYECESCRAGLLAALRAQWHRANVALVVATVALVFLYLVGCSAYKNAQAEALFRRYKW; from the exons ATGGCGGTGAGCAACAACATCACGGCGTGCGTGACGCTGATGGCGCTGATCTGCGCCGTCCCGGTGATCGCCTCGGGCGTGTGGTTCGCGTCGGCGCAGGGGGAGGAGTGCGCCCGCCTGGCGCGGTGGCCGGTGGCCATCCTGGGGGGCCTCATCCTCCTTGCCGCCCTCGCCGGCTTCGTCGGCGCCTACtggaaccgccgccgcctcctcgcgttCTACCTCTTCGCCATGGCGTCGCTCATCGCGCTGCTCATCGCGCTCCTCGTCTTCGCCTTCGCCGTCACCCGCGGCTCCGGCGCCTACCCGGTGCTCGGCCGCGCCTACGACGAGTACCACCTCGATGGCTTCTCCATGTGGCTCCGGGGCTACGTCTCCGACGACCCGGCGCGGTGGGAGCGGATCAAGGCGTGCCTCGTCGTCTCCGACACCTGCAAGAAGCTGGCGCGCCAGGCCGGGTTCCTCACCGCCGACCAGTTCTACCAGTCGCGCCTCTCGCCACTCCag TCCGGGTGTTGCAAGCCGCCGGCGGTGTGCGGGTACAACTACGTGAGCCCGACGGTGTGGgcggggccggcggcgcggccggcggcggacgcggactGCGGGGCGTGGGGGAACGACCCGTCGCAGCTGTGCTACGAGTGCGAGTCGTGCCGCGCGGGCCTCCTCGCGGCGCTCCGCGCCCAGTGGCACCGCGCCAACGTCGccctcgtcgtcgccaccgtcgccctcgtcttCCTCTACCTCGTCGGCTGCAGCGCCTACAAGAACGCCCAGGCCGAGGCCCTCTTCCGCCGCTACAagtggtag
- the LOC107275724 gene encoding cytokinin dehydrogenase 7 translates to MAARCSIAFMIMASCLSVVVSGGLPGDLFALSVASKLRVDRNSTARASSDFGRIVAAAPEAVLHPATPAEIAELVRFSASSPSPFPVAPRGQGHSARGQSLAPGGVVVDMRALASRRGRVNVSAGAAPYVDAGGEQLWADVLRATLEHGLAPRVWTDYLRITVAGTLSNAGIGGQAFRHGPQIANVLELDVITGTGDMVTCSRDKDSDLFFAVLGGLGQFGIITRARIGLMPAPKRVRWVRLAYSDVATFTKDQELLISKRASEAGFDYVEGQVQLNRTLTEGPKSTPFFSSSDIGRLAGLASKSVSGVIYVIEGTMYYNESTSTTMDQKLESILGQLSFEEGFVFTKDVRYVQFLDRVREEERVLRSIGMWDVPHPWLNLFVPRSRILDFDAGVFKGVFAGANPVGVILMYPMNTNMWDDCMMAVASDDDVFYAVGLLRSAAVIGDVERLEKENEAVLAFCHNEDIGCKQYLPYYTSQDGWQRHFGAKWSRVADLKAKYDPHRILSPGQRIFSSPASMVVVSM, encoded by the exons ATGGCTGCAAGGTGTTCGATCGCGTTCATGATCATGGCGAGCTGCCtgtccgtcgtcgtctccggtgGGCTTCCCGGCGATCTCTTCGCGCTCAGTGTCGCCTCGAAGCTCCGCGTCGACCGCAACTCGACGGCGAGGGCGTCGTCGGACTTCGGCCGCATTgtggccgccgcgccggaggCGGTGCTCCACCCGGCCACGCCGGCCGAGATCGCGGAGCTCGTCCGGTTctcggcgtcgtcgccgtcgccgttccccGTGGCGCCGCGCGGGCAGGGCCACTCTGCCCGCGGGCAGTCGCTCGccccgggcggcgtcgtggTCGACATGCGCGCGCTGGCGtcgcgccgcggccgcgtcaACGTGTCCGCGGGCGCGGCGCCGTAcgtggacgccggcggcgagcagctgTGGGCCGACGTCCTCCGCGCGACACTGGAACACGGCCTGGCGCCGCGCGTGTGGACGGACTACCTCCGCATCACCGTCGCCGGCACGCTCTCCAACGCCGGCATCGGCGGCCAGGCGTTCCGGCACGGCCCGCAGATCGCCAACGTGCTCGAGCTTGACGTCATCACAG GAACGGGTGATATGGTGACGTGCTCAAGGGACAAGGACTCGGACCTGTTCTTCGCGGTGCTGGGTGGGCTGGGCCAGTTTGGGATCATAACCCGGGCTCGCATTGGGCTCATGCCGGCTCCGAAGCGGGTGCGATGGGTCCGGCTCGCCTACTCGGATGTGGCCACGTTCACTAAAGACCAGGAGCTGCTTATATCAAAACGGGCTAGCGAAGCCGGCTTCGACTACGTCGAAGGACAAGTCCAGCTCAACCGGACACTCACCGAGGGTCCCAAGTCGACGCCCTTCTTCTCTAGCAGCGATATTGGCAGGCTTGCTGGACTTGCCTCGAAGTCTGTGTCAGGAGTGATCTACGTAATCGAAGGCACCATGTATTACAATGAGTCAACCAGCACCACTATGGATCAG AAATTGGAGTCAATACTAGGGCAGCTAAGCTTTGAGGAAGGCTTCGTGTTCACAAAGGATGTGAGATACGTGCAATTCCTTGATCGTGTGAGGGAGGAAGAAAGGGTGCTCCGATCGATCGGCATGTGGGATGTTCCGCACCCATGGCTAAACCTCTTCGTCCCTCGATCACGCATCCTTGACTTTGATGCTGGTGTGTTTAAGGGTGTCTTCGCTGGTGCCAACCCTGTTGGCGTCATCCTCATGTATCCCATGAATACGAATATGTGGGATGACTGTATGATGGCAGTGGCCAGCGACGATGATGTGTTCTACGCTGTGGGGTTGCTCCGTTCTGCGGCAGTTATTGGTGATGTGGAACGCCTAGAGAAAGAGAACGAGGCGGTGTTGGCATTCTGCCATAATGAGGACATCGGGTGCAAGCAGTATCTGCCATATTACACATCACAAGATGGGTGGCAACGCCATTTCGGTGCTAAGTGGAGCAGGGTTGCCGATCTAAAGGCGAAGTATGACCCACACAGGATATTGTCACCAGGACAGAGGATTTTCTCATCACCAGCATCAATGGTGGTGGTGTCTATGTAG
- the LOC9269252 gene encoding cASP-like protein 2D1: MRSGEGSTAAAAAAEEEKVKVAAPFRLAELGLRVCAVPLAVASVWEMATNKQVDETYGEVRFSDLSGFRYLVWINAITAAYSVASILLSSCRFITRFDWLIFLLDQASAYLLLTSASAAAEVVYLAREGDREVSWGEVCSYFGRFCGAATVSVALNAAALLCFMALSLISAFRVFTKFNPPSQSNSKQQLSQEQGKPVVSG, translated from the exons ATGAGGAGCGGCGAGGGgagcaccgcggcggcggcggcggcggaggaggagaaggtgaaggtggcggcgccgtTCAGGCTGGCGGAGCTGGGGCTCCGGGTGTGCGCGGTGCCGCTCGCCGTGGCGTCGGTGTGGGAGATGGCCACCAACAAGCAGGTGGACGAGACCTACGGGGAGGTCAGGTTCTCCGACCTCTCCGGCTTCAG GTATTTGGTCTGGATCAACGCCATCACGGCTGCCTACTCGGTGGCCTCCATCCTGCTGTCATCCTGCAGGTTCATCACTCGCTTTGATTGGCTCATTTTCCTCCTGGATCAG GCGTCGGCGTACCTGCTGctgacgtcggcgtcggcggcggcggaggtggtgtaCCTGGCGCGGGAGGGCGACCGGGAGGTGTCGTGGGGGGAGGTGTGCTCCTACTTCGGCCGCTTctgcggcgccgccaccgtgtCCGTGGCGCtcaacgccgccgccctcctctgcTTCATGGCGCTCTCCCTCATCTCCGCCTTCAGGGTCTTCACCAAGTTCAACCCACCATCTCAATCCAACTCCAAGCAGCAGCTGTCGCAGGAGCAAGGCAAGCCTGTAGTTTCAGGCTAG
- the LOC4328751 gene encoding protein CYTOKININ-RESPONSIVE GATA TRANSCRIPTION FACTOR 1-like, with protein sequence MSTIYMSQLPATLPLMEGDQDQGLYPAFHRAKDPPILFPFMIDSAVEHQGQIYGDQGLRRQQVLGESNQQFNDHMMMGGSDVFLTPSPFRPTIQSIGSDMIQRSSYDPYDIESNNKQHANGSTSKWMSTPPMKMRIIRKGAATDPEGGAVRKPRRRAQAHQDESQQQLQQALGVVRVCSDCNTTKTPLWRSGPCGPKSLCNACGIRQRKARRAMAAAANGGAAVAPAKSVAAAPVNNKPAAKKEKRAADVDRSLPFKKRCKMVDHVAAAVAATKPTAAGEVVAAAPKDQDHVIVVGGENAAATSMPAQNPISKAAATAAAAAASPAFFHGLPRDEITDAAMLLMTLSCGLVHS encoded by the exons ATGTCTACTATCTACATGAGCCAGCTACCTGCTACTCTCCCTCTAATGGAGGGGGATCAGGATCAGGGGCTCTACCCAGCCTTCCATAGAGCAAAGGACCCTCCTATCTTGTTCCCTTTCATGATCGACAGCGCCGTCGAGCACCAAGGGCAAATCTATGGAGATCAGGGCTTGAGGAGGCAGCAGGTTTTGGGTGAATCCAATCAACAG TTCAATGATCACATGATGATGGGCGGATCAGATGTCTTCCTCACACCGTCTCCGTTCCGACCAACCATCCAAAGCATCGGCAGCGACATGATCCAGCGATCATCTTATGATCCATACGATATCGAGAGTAACAACAAGCAGCATGCCAATGGATCAACCAGCAAGTGGATGTCGACGCCGCCAATGAAGATGAGGATCATAAGGAAGGGGGCGGCAACCGATCCTGAGGGCGGGGCGGTGAGAAAGCCAAGGAGAAGAGCACAAGCGCACCAGGATGAGAGCCAGCAACAACTGCAGCAAGCTTTGGGTGTCGTTAGAGTGTGCTCGGACTGCAACACCACCAAGACCCCCTTGTGGAGAAGTGGTCCTTGTGGCCCCAAG TCCCTTTGCAACGCGTGTGGCATCAGGCAAAGGAAGGCGCGGCGGGCGATGGCCGCTGCTGCcaacggcggagcggcggtggcgccggcaaAGAGCGTGGCCGCGGCGCCGGTGAACAATAAGCCGGCGGcgaagaaggagaagagggcGGCGGACGTCGACCGGTCGCTGCCGTTCAAGAAACGGTGCAAGATGGTCGATCACGTTGCTGCTGCCGTCGCTGCCACCAAGCCCACGGCTGCTGGAGAAGTAGTGGCCGCCGCTCCGAAGGACCAAGAtcacgtcatcgtcgtcggtggcgagaacgccgccgccacctccatgcCGGCACAGAACCCGATAtccaaggcggcggcgaccgccgctgccgccgccgcctctccggcGTTCTTCCACGGCCTCCCTCGCGACGAGATCACCGACGCCGCCATGCTGCTCATGACCCTATCCTGTGGCCTCGtccacagctag